The Coffea arabica cultivar ET-39 chromosome 1e, Coffea Arabica ET-39 HiFi, whole genome shotgun sequence genome has a window encoding:
- the LOC113701821 gene encoding protein TRAUCO-like isoform X1: protein MDTLMANYKDDEDDRDTGDQPHPPSSTATTTKTTITGGGATEAPSDALPKTEPQPEVEQEVEAEPEIGSGGIREEQPTAMVLEDLSSDEISDDNENPKAEEGNGSRNSPNFTKVSEDTEDEEDYEDEPPPKKQKQLSSLTCPSPEDPEKLNLGGITTPAAAAAETPPAAMAKSGSKSSKKSKKKNNNVWTRPTSRKGKKKGKNNGNQNGNNTTNIAESEDKVLITPIPRFPDKNDDSPDATICLSKVYKAEKVELSEDRLSAGSTKGYRMVRATRGVVEGAWYYEIKVVHLGDTGHTRLGWSTDKGDLQAPVGYDGNSFGYRDIDGSKVHKAVREKYGEDGYKEGDVIGFYINLPEGNLYTPKPPRWIWYKGQKYVSAPDAKDDPPKVVPGSEISFFKNGVCQGTAFKDLYGGRYFPAASMYTLPNQPNCTVKFNFGPDFESFPEDFGGRMLPRPMVEVPYHGLDVRVENGSAWYPTRMCPMLNVVKEQGTKIVEAAEMVS from the exons ATGGATACTCTTATGGCTAATTACAAAGACGATGAGGACGATCGTGACACTGGCGACCAACCCCATCCACCCTCCTCCACCGCCACCACCACTAAAACCACCATCACTGGCGGTGGCGCCACTGAAGCCCCTTCTGATGCGCTGCCAAAAACTGAGCCCCAGCCCGAGGTGGAACAAGAAGTCGAGGCCGAACCCGAAATTGGAAGCGGCGGCATCAGAGAAGAGCAACCGACGGCAATGGTATTGGAAGACCTCTCCTCCGACGAAATCTCCGACGACAACGAAAACCCTAAAGCAGAAGAAGGGAATGGGTCAAGGAATTCTCCTAATTTCACCAAAGTCTCGGAGGACACTGAAGACGAAGAAGACTACGAAGATGAGCCCCCGCCAAAGAAGCAGAAGCAGCTCTCTTCGTTAACCTGTCCATCGCCGGAAGACCCTGAAAAGCTGAATCTTGGTGGAATTACCACTCCTGCAGCTGCCGCTGCAGAAACGCCGCCAGCTGCTATGGCGAAATCTGGCTCGAAAAGCAGCAAGAAATCCAAGAAAAAGAACAATAATGTATGGACAAGGCCTACTtcgagaaaagggaaaaagaaggggaaaaacaaTGGTAATCAGAACGGAAACAATACTACAAATATTGCTGAATCAGAGGATAAGGTATTAATAACCCCAATCCCCAGGTTTCCggacaaaaatgatgatagCCCGGATGCGACAATATGTCTTTCTAAGGTTTATAAAGCTGAGAAGGTGGAATTGAGCGAGGATAGATTGAGTGCTGGGAGCACTAAAGGGTATAGAATGGTGAGGGCGACCAGAGGGGTGGTTGAAGGGGCATGGTATTATGAAATTAAGGTAGTACATTTAGGCGATACCGGTCACACAAGGCTGGGGTGGTCAACGGATAAAGGGGATTTGCAGGCGCCAGTTGGATATGATGGGAACAGTTTTGGTTATAGGGATATTGATGGGAGCAAAGTGCACAAGGCTGTGAGGGAAAAGTATGGGGAGGACGGGTATAAAGAAGGTGATGTTATTGGTTTCTATATCAATTTGCCTGAAGGGAATTTGTATACCCCCAAGCCACCTAGATGGATATGGTACAAAGGTCAGAAGTATGTCTCTGCTCCCGATGCAAAAGATGATCCTCCCAAAGTGGTGCCTG GAAGTGAGATATCTTTCTTCAAGAATGGAGTATGCCAAGGCACCGCATTCAAGGATCTTTATGGTGGTCGTTATTTCCCAGCTGCCTCGATGTATACGCTGCCAAACCAACCTAATTGCACTGTCAAGTTCAACTTTGGACCCGATTTTGAATCTTTTCCAGAGGACTTTGGTGGACGGATGTTGCCAAGACCTATGGTTGAAGTTCCATATCATGGCCTTGATGTCAGAGTTGAGAATG GTAGTGCTTGGTATCCCACCAGAATGTGTCCCATGCTTAATGTGGTAAAAGAGCAAGGTACTAAAATTGTGGAAGCTGCTGAAATGGTCAGTTAA
- the LOC113701821 gene encoding uncharacterized protein isoform X2 yields MDTLMANYKDDEDDRDTGDQPHPPSSTATTTKTTITGGGATEAPSDALPKTEPQPEVEQEVEAEPEIGSGGIREEQPTAMVLEDLSSDEISDDNENPKAEEGNGSRNSPNFTKVSEDTEDEEDYEDEPPPKKQKQLSSLTCPSPEDPEKLNLGGITTPAAAAAETPPAAMAKSGSKSSKKSKKKNNNVWTRPTSRKGKKKGKNNGNQNGNNTTNIAESEDKVLITPIPRFPDKNDDSPDATICLSKVYKAEKVELSEDRLSAGSTKGYRMVRATRGVVEGAWYYEIKVVHLGDTGHTRLGWSTDKGDLQAPVGYDGNSFGYRDIDGSKVHKAVREKYGEDGYKEGDVIGFYINLPEGNLYTPKPPRWIWYKGQKYVSAPDAKDDPPKVVPGSAWYPTRMCPMLNVVKEQGTKIVEAAEMVS; encoded by the exons ATGGATACTCTTATGGCTAATTACAAAGACGATGAGGACGATCGTGACACTGGCGACCAACCCCATCCACCCTCCTCCACCGCCACCACCACTAAAACCACCATCACTGGCGGTGGCGCCACTGAAGCCCCTTCTGATGCGCTGCCAAAAACTGAGCCCCAGCCCGAGGTGGAACAAGAAGTCGAGGCCGAACCCGAAATTGGAAGCGGCGGCATCAGAGAAGAGCAACCGACGGCAATGGTATTGGAAGACCTCTCCTCCGACGAAATCTCCGACGACAACGAAAACCCTAAAGCAGAAGAAGGGAATGGGTCAAGGAATTCTCCTAATTTCACCAAAGTCTCGGAGGACACTGAAGACGAAGAAGACTACGAAGATGAGCCCCCGCCAAAGAAGCAGAAGCAGCTCTCTTCGTTAACCTGTCCATCGCCGGAAGACCCTGAAAAGCTGAATCTTGGTGGAATTACCACTCCTGCAGCTGCCGCTGCAGAAACGCCGCCAGCTGCTATGGCGAAATCTGGCTCGAAAAGCAGCAAGAAATCCAAGAAAAAGAACAATAATGTATGGACAAGGCCTACTtcgagaaaagggaaaaagaaggggaaaaacaaTGGTAATCAGAACGGAAACAATACTACAAATATTGCTGAATCAGAGGATAAGGTATTAATAACCCCAATCCCCAGGTTTCCggacaaaaatgatgatagCCCGGATGCGACAATATGTCTTTCTAAGGTTTATAAAGCTGAGAAGGTGGAATTGAGCGAGGATAGATTGAGTGCTGGGAGCACTAAAGGGTATAGAATGGTGAGGGCGACCAGAGGGGTGGTTGAAGGGGCATGGTATTATGAAATTAAGGTAGTACATTTAGGCGATACCGGTCACACAAGGCTGGGGTGGTCAACGGATAAAGGGGATTTGCAGGCGCCAGTTGGATATGATGGGAACAGTTTTGGTTATAGGGATATTGATGGGAGCAAAGTGCACAAGGCTGTGAGGGAAAAGTATGGGGAGGACGGGTATAAAGAAGGTGATGTTATTGGTTTCTATATCAATTTGCCTGAAGGGAATTTGTATACCCCCAAGCCACCTAGATGGATATGGTACAAAGGTCAGAAGTATGTCTCTGCTCCCGATGCAAAAGATGATCCTCCCAAAGTGGTGCCTG GTAGTGCTTGGTATCCCACCAGAATGTGTCCCATGCTTAATGTGGTAAAAGAGCAAGGTACTAAAATTGTGGAAGCTGCTGAAATGGTCAGTTAA